The following is a genomic window from Patescibacteria group bacterium.
CAACTAAAACTCCAGAAAAAGATGGTGTTGAAAGAGTGCGCTCTGACGAACATGCCGAAGTCGGTGCAGAAATTACTGGCTATATATGCAATCGCTTAAAATTGCCAAATAATTTATCAAACGAAATAGTTTGGCTGGTAAAATACCACATGTTTTTTGTTTCAGGAAAAGTTGAAGATATGCGTCCAAACACAATCAAAAAATATTTTATTGATAATCCAAAATTAGGTGATGAACTTTTGGATTTATATTATGTTGATACAAAGGCATCATTTGGTCCAACTCAAGAAAAAAATTTAGCAAGAATTACTGAAGTTCGCGATTATATTAATAATATGCGTGAACAATTTAGAAAATCAGAAATAAAAACTTTCCGACATGTTATCGATGGACAAGATATTATGAAAGAATTTAATTTAAAACCTGGAAAAGAAATTGGAGAATATTTGGAAAAAGCAGATAAATTTATTTTGGAATTTGTTACCAAAAATGGGGAAGAGCCTAGTAAAGAAGAAGTCCTAAAAAGTCTAAAATCCTAAATTCTAAATCCTAAACAAATTCAAATGACTAAAATCAAAATGATCAAAAGTCGATTTGAAATTTAGTATTTGAATTTTTAATTTGTTTAGAGTTTAGGATTTAGTGCTTTGAGTTTTAATTAAAAAAATATGTTATACGATTTAATTATAATTGGTGCCGGACCAGCAGGTTACACATCAGCAATTTACGCAGCTAGATACAAAATCAATACTTTAGTTTTGGCAAAAGAAATCGGTGGTCTAGCAATGTCTGCTCCGAAAGTAGAGAACTGGCCAGGTGTTTTAGGAAAAACAGGAATTGAATTAATGGCTGATTTTAAAAAACACGTTGAGCATTATGGTGTTAAAATTTTAATGGAAGAAATTTCAGATATTAAAAAAGAAAATAATCTTTTCACAATTTTAACAGAAACTCAACATTATCAAGCAAAGTCAATAATCTTAGCGCTAGGTTCAGAAAGACGAAAATTAAATATTCCTGGCGAAAAAGAATTAACTGGCAAAGGTGTTGCTTATTGCGCCACTTGTGATGCAATTTTCTGCAAAAATAAAATCATTGCAGTAGTTGGTGGTGGAAATTCAGCTGCTGTTTCAGCATTACTTTTATCTGAATATGTGAGCAAAGTTTACATGATTTATCGTAAATCAAAATTAAAAGCCGAACCAATATGGGTTGACCAGATTTTAAAAAATAAAAAAATAGAAATTATATATAATGCAAATGTAATTGAAGCAAAGGGTGAAAAATTTTTAGAAAAAATTGTTTTAGACAATAAAAAAGAATTACAAGTTGGCGGATTATTTATAGAAATTGGAGCTAAACCTCAAACAGAATTAGCAAAATGTTTAAATGTTAAATTAGATAAAAATAATTTAATCATTATTGATCAAGCTTGCAAAACAAATGTTGACGGCGTATTTGCAGCTGGCGATATTACAACTGGCTCAAATGAATTAAAACAAATTGTAACTGCAGCATCCGAAGGTGCAATTTCCGCTACATCAGTTTATGAATACTTAAAGGCGAGTAACAAGTAACTAGTAACAAGTAACTAGGATGAGATAATACTGTCATTTAGTTTTTTATCGACAAAAATATTATTTTGTAATATATTTATATATCGTACTTTTTGATCGAGCCAAAGGAGGAGGAGAAAATGGAAGAACGAATAACACAAAGTCTAGTAAAAACATGTTCTCTCTGTTTAAATAATTTTGCAGATTTGGTGGAAGTTTCAAAGATAGCCGGCTATGATTTTATGCTTCCAGATGATAAAGAAAAACATGTTATTGGTTTGATTCCAGATTGTGTAACTTATTTAGTTTTCATTCTCACAGAAGGAAAGTTCGAACTCAAGTCTGCAAATCAGATCTTCTCATCTCGTGGATTAGATTTTGTCGCAAGTGTAATGGAACGATTTGCCGGAGATTTTCATATCATTTATATCAAAGACAGCAGTTTCATTTACGAATTAAAGATTGAAAAAGGCAAAAGAACAGTTGAAAGAAGAGTCGAATTAGATGAGTTCCTTCATTAGATGATTAATTTCATCTTTTTTTATTTCTTGTCTCAATCCGTCAAATTTGGTAAAATAACTATATAAAAATTCAATAAACAAATTCCAAATCCTAAACAATTTACAAATTACAAAACACAAAATATCTTTGTAATTTGATTAAAAAAATTGTATTCCAATTTTTTTAATTGTGGTTTGTTTGGAATTTGAGATTTGTAATTTAATTTAACTTTATGTTAAAAATTGTAATTCTAGCAGGAGGAACAGGAACTCGTTTTTGGCCACAAAGTAGAGAATCAACTCCAAAACAATTCAGTAAAATCATTGCTGACAAGACAATGATTGAATTAACTTATGAAAGGTTTTTGGCTGATTTCAAAAAAGAAGATATCTATTTTTCAACCAATCAAAAATTCGCCAAAATTATTAAAAAAATATTTCCAAAAGTTAGCAAGGAAAATATTATTATTGAGCCAGAAAAAAGAGATACAGCACCAGCAATGGGTTTTGTTGCTGCATATTTAGACAACAAATTTCCAAATGATCCTATGGTTTTTATTCCATCAGATCATTATATTGCAGATGTTAAAAAATTTATCCAATCATTAAAGTTGGCAAGTAAATTTATTGAAAAAACTGGCAAGATGATGGACATTGCAATTACTCCAAATTTTCCAAGCACCGTTTTAGGATACACTCATATTGGCAAAAAAAGCCAAGAAACAAATGGCATTAAAATTTATGAATTTAAAGGTCATGTTGAAAAGCCAGATTACAAAACAGCAGAACGATATTTAAAAGCTGGCGATTATTTATGGCATGCTAATTTTTATATGTGGACTCCAAAATTATTTTTAGAAGCTTACAAAAAATATTCACCAATCCATTACAAATCTTTAGCCAAAATTAAAGAATATTTAAAAAACAAAGATCTAAAAAAGGCAGATGATGAATTTAAGAAAATGCCAAAAGATTCAATTGATTATGCTATTACTGAAAAAATGGATCCAAAAGATGTCTTAATTATCAAAGGTGAATTTGGCTGGAGTGATATTGGCGCTTGGGATGTTTTGTATGATC
Proteins encoded in this region:
- a CDS encoding FAD-dependent oxidoreductase, with protein sequence MLYDLIIIGAGPAGYTSAIYAARYKINTLVLAKEIGGLAMSAPKVENWPGVLGKTGIELMADFKKHVEHYGVKILMEEISDIKKENNLFTILTETQHYQAKSIILALGSERRKLNIPGEKELTGKGVAYCATCDAIFCKNKIIAVVGGGNSAAVSALLLSEYVSKVYMIYRKSKLKAEPIWVDQILKNKKIEIIYNANVIEAKGEKFLEKIVLDNKKELQVGGLFIEIGAKPQTELAKCLNVKLDKNNLIIIDQACKTNVDGVFAAGDITTGSNELKQIVTAASEGAISATSVYEYLKASNK
- a CDS encoding sugar phosphate nucleotidyltransferase codes for the protein MLKIVILAGGTGTRFWPQSRESTPKQFSKIIADKTMIELTYERFLADFKKEDIYFSTNQKFAKIIKKIFPKVSKENIIIEPEKRDTAPAMGFVAAYLDNKFPNDPMVFIPSDHYIADVKKFIQSLKLASKFIEKTGKMMDIAITPNFPSTVLGYTHIGKKSQETNGIKIYEFKGHVEKPDYKTAERYLKAGDYLWHANFYMWTPKLFLEAYKKYSPIHYKSLAKIKEYLKNKDLKKADDEFKKMPKDSIDYAITEKMDPKDVLIIKGEFGWSDIGAWDVLYDQLSKEQDASKNMVKAVWEGLDTTGCLVYGPKDKIIATIGVDDMIIIDTPDALLVCPQSRAQDVKKIVESLKAKKKEKYL